A genomic region of Nymphaea colorata isolate Beijing-Zhang1983 chromosome 2, ASM883128v2, whole genome shotgun sequence contains the following coding sequences:
- the LOC116248980 gene encoding uncharacterized protein LOC116248980 — translation MAPRRFFLPIAFAVILLFSHVLARETEEKPAAEEKNDNVNIDDEKSLGSDQFGPGPRGGGPFGRGPFGRGPFGRGPFGRGPFGRGPFGRGPFGRGPFGRGPGRCRFFCGRRCCSEEEFAVFSSASADHTDQFGGWGGPGGGFGGGRGYGYGPGYGFGRGGYGFGSGYGPGYGGGFGRGYGPGYGGGFGRGCGFMCGGMCCSAEEYAKFAQNGH, via the exons ATGGCGCCTCGGAGGTTCTTCCTCCCCATTGCGTTCGCTGTTATCTTGCTCTTCTCCCATGTCCTTGCTCGCGAGACGGAAGAGAAACCAGCCGCTG AAGAGAAGAATGACAATGTGAACATTGATGATGAGAAATCACTTGGCTCTGATCAGTTTGGTCCCGGCCCACGCGGTGGCGGTCCATTTGGCCGGGGTCCATTCGGTCGTGGCCCGTTTGGTCGTGGCCCGTTTGGCCGTGGCCCGTTCGGCCGTGGCCCGTTCGGCCGTGGCCCATTCGGCCGTGGCCCATTCGGCCGTGGCCCTGGGCGCTGCCGATTCTTCTGTGGACGGAGGTGCTGTTCCGAGGAAGAGTTTGCCGTCTTCAGCTCTGCCTCAGCGGACCATACTGATCAATTTGGTGGTTGGGGTGGACCCGGTGGTGGATTTGGAGGTGGCAGGGGATATGGATATGGACCTGGTTATGGATTTGGGCGTGGTGGATATGGATTTGGGAGTGGATATGGGCCTGGATATGGGGGTGGATTTGGTCGGGGATATGGGCCTGGATATGGGGGCGGATTTGGTCGGGGCTGCGGGTTCATGTGCGGGGGCATGTGCTGCTCTGCTGAGGAGTACGCCAAATTTGCTCAGAATGGGCACTAA